From uncultured Flavobacterium sp., the proteins below share one genomic window:
- the ccoS gene encoding cbb3-type cytochrome oxidase assembly protein CcoS → MSVIYLLISVSIFVAIGFFIAFIVAVKSGQYDDDYTPSVRMLFDDEIKITPQNNNSPTEEKQV, encoded by the coding sequence ATGAGTGTTATTTATCTATTAATTTCAGTAAGTATTTTCGTTGCAATAGGCTTCTTTATTGCTTTTATTGTAGCTGTCAAATCCGGACAGTACGATGACGATTATACTCCTTCCGTCAGAATGCTTTTTGACGATGAAATCAAAATTACCCCACAGAATAATAATTCACCAACCGAAGAAAAACAAGTATAA